Genomic window (Vitis riparia cultivar Riparia Gloire de Montpellier isolate 1030 chromosome 4, EGFV_Vit.rip_1.0, whole genome shotgun sequence):
GACAAATGATAAAACACttgaatttaaatatgaaattgagCTTTGAGTCATACTTTTGATCATGTATTCAAGCTTTTTCCAATTTCGAAACAAGTACCCAcccactatatataaaaaaatacaaaagcaTTTTTGgcaatcaaataaaataagaataatataacaaattgtTGGAGTTAGGTTTGGGTGCGCCAATTTGATCCCATCCAATAAATGGGAGAAATAAGGAGGGCGGTTTCTAGGAGTTTTAAAACTACCCTCCccctattaaataaaaaataataaataaaaggttttttttttctttctcaagaGAATTGTCTCTCTTGAAAAACACCAGAGAAACTCTTatattatgagaaaaaaatggtttttgtatTCGTAGTTCCATTCATTATTTGAGGAGAGAAAACTGATCAGTGAAACAACCAATCGGGATTCTTGAATATTTCAGAAGGTAACTTagaattcttattttttttatcataaataattgaaaataaagcattacctatcaaattaaatctttttttttttaatatttggaaacctaaaaaaaaagttaaaaatatttcaatttttcaaacaaatttttgttttaaaataccttagaaaaatatttttaaaaactattctcaaaaaccattttttggtaatagttttaaaaaaatgttcacAAATAGACCCTAAATTTTGTCccattaatcaaatttaaattattactattattattatttttttaagaatgagaataagaataataataaaaaaaattcattactATAAAAATCACATCTCCGGCTCTCACTATGACTTTGATTCCTCTAATTCACCTCAATTTTCATcctatttctattattattccTGTGTATCAAATGCAGCCATTATGTtagaaatattgaaataaagaatgaaaaccGTGACCTTCATTcaatttccattcattaatATGTTTCAAAGAGTTATTAGAACGAgagtataaataaattaaatttcatttttgttaagATCTTAATCCATCTCTCTCACATGTATTATGATTAAACCCCATTCTCATCCTTAATTCCACCTATCAAACCCATCTCATATTTTCCATAGGATTTTGCATGGTTTGCTATATATATTAATACAATGCACATATCTTTAGTAAGATTATTATGAAtgtaaccatatatatatatatgcatggtTTCTACCTTGGGTATGAATTCCACCATCAACTCATGAAATAATAGTCATTTGCTTATCAAACTTACAAgtttattcaaccaaaaatgCATGTGTTtgactaaagaaagaaaaaaaagaaacctaatTAAAATCTTAAGCATACACTAAGAGCTTAGAAGAAGAGAACTCCCTGAGAGTACTCTTGCTTCCATCCATGGCTTAATTTGTACCACTAAACAAACGAGGAATTCAATGCTTCTTTCTACTGAAGTATCATGCCCCGatgaaaatcaaaaccaaaaaagaacagaaaaagaaagataaaaaaattggtatatttGGCAAATGGAACTAAGAATTCGATTCacagtgattttatgaagtgtttctaatatttttaacatttagaaatttgtgttatttaagtgttaaaaattgTAGAAACGATTTTTAAAATCGCTACAAACTCAGtttaaatatggaaaaatttTCATGGCAGTATGTGATCATAAGCTGTTGCTGTTATGGCTTGAATTTGAGCCCCATTCGTCGGCTCCCGTCACAGCGCTGTGACACTCATCTCCACTGTCGTGGTCACACTGCTCACTTCCATCCCGGGACGGCCTGTTATGATCGTGCTGGTGTTCCTCTTCGCTCTCCTCTTCACTCCCCTCCTGTGACCCGCTCTTGCTGCAATCGCTGCCTTCATCCTCATGATCAGAGGTGTGTTCTGAGCTGTCTCCGCCCTTTTCATGGCCACTATCGGCCGGAGGAAGACTTGGAAGAGGGGTGGTGTCACACATGTTTTCCTCTTTAGACGCTACAAGGAAGCTAAGGGTTGTTACAACGTCGCTGATCAAGGGGCGCACTGATGCCTCCTCTTGAAGACACATTGCTGCTATTGCCACCGCTTGATTCAGGCTCTTCTCCGGAAACCGCCTCTTGAGAAGGGGATCCGCCATCTCTGGGAACTTTTTGGGGTCCCTGAACTTGGGTTGTGCCTGTTCAAACTCAGGTATTACGCACAGAATCTCACGAAAATGGGAAATTAAGTTAGCAGATTGTGATGAAATTAATGGGAAAATGTACCCAAGAAACGAGATTTTGCTCATCCATTGGCCTAGTCGTGTCGATGGCTTTTCGACCGGTGATGAGCTCTAGTAGAACGACTCCGAAGCTGTATATATCTGACTTCAAAGTAAACTGACTGTCTCTTGAATACTCAGGAGCACAGTAGCCATAAGTCCCCATCACCCGAGACACTTGCATCTTATCGCCAACAGACTTGGCCTTGCCCAGCCCGAAAGTGGAGAGTTTTGGATGGAAATCTCCACACAGCAAGATGTTTGAGGACTTTAAATCTCGGTATAGAACCGGGGGATTAGCCTTTTCGTGCAAATACTCGACACCTCTGGCAGCCCCTAGAGCTAAATTCATTCTTGTAGGCCAGCTTAGTGGTTCTTGGTCTGGTTTCATCTCTGCAATAGATTTTGGGGTAAGGGTGGAAAGCTTAAACTACCAATTTGACTCAAAAGCTTCAATTCTTTTATAACGTGCAAAAACTTTACATTTCTCGGATTTGGGCTTACACCTTAATTAACATctgacaattttttttagtaaataaactTGAGGTCTCCCAAAAAGGAATGAGGCTCTCCATGAGTAGAAATTTTTGAGTAAATATGTCAATAATGTGTATCAAATGGACATAGCTAGTCTCATGTTGTATAGAGCTTACCAAACAGATGATCAACCAGAGAACCCAATGACATGTATTCACACACCAAAAGCCTCTGCTCACCATCAGCGCAGTATCCAACTAGATTGACCAGATTTTCATGGTCCAGGAGACTCAGCATCGAAACCTCCTGAAGGAACTCCTTGTTTCCATGCAATCCATTCCTGTCTAGTTGCTTCACAGCAACATCCTACGAACAATAACGAAAAATCAAAGAACTGAGGTTAGTTGTTGCCGCCAAAAACCGATAAAATCCAGGAAGAAACACCAAGTTCTTATTAACCTGCCCACTATTCTCAAGTTGTCCCTTATACACTCTTCCGAATGCACCTTCCCCCAGTAGACATTCTTGACGGAAATTCTTCGTTGCAGAGGCCAGTTCCCAGAAAGTGAAAGCTTTTACATTAATATTAGGTCCACCGTCGGCATTTGGAGTTTCATTTCTGTTCCTGGCCTCTGgacaagaaacaaaatgaattttaaaatgcttttaatcATCTATTGGAATATACTGATAATGCAATTTACTAAAGGAtggaatgaaaacatttttgaagtataatttcaaatataaaattcagTTTGACAACTTACTTCTCTGCTGACTGTATAAATCAAATGTTATCCCAAACAGCCTTGCAATTTGAAGGCTACAAACTATTGAACGTTAAAATGTAAACTATTTTCACAATTTCCAGATTCATAGAATCTCACATGTGTTTTTGCTGGATAATTCCACGGCAAACCAAGGCCTGAAGGGGGGTCAATGGATCAAATAATCATCCTATGTTCATTCCCACATTTTTCATTGAGTTTAGGCATTGGGGTTTTGCAGCACAAACTAAAAGTGtgtttgggagtgattctaggaagtgtttctagcatttctaacacttgaatgataaaaattttcaagtattaaaaatattaaaaatgtttcctaaaatcactattaaacggGCTCTAAATGGGAACAAAAATTCAGATAGttactaatttttaagtaattattcGAAGGCGAGGATTATAACAAAAGCTAAGTCAATATTAAAAACCATGTAATTGAGTTTGATCGAAACAGAAAAGAATTAATTATAACAAAAGCTAGGTAAATATTAAGAACCATGTAATTGAGTTTGATCGAAACAGAAAAGAATTAATTATAACAAAAGCTAGGTAAATATTAAGAACCATGTAATTGAGCTTGATTGAAACCGACAAGAATTAATCAGTCAAGGAGAGTAAAAATGTGTATATATCAATGCTTTTAACAAACTGGATAGGTCAATTATACAAAGCAATGCATGAAGGTTAAATACACACCATGAGGAGGTGATTCACTAGAAGATCTAGAATTGGCGTCCTTGCTATTTGTTTTCTTAACCTTGGACGTGAAACAAGGGAAGCAACTCATGTCTCTCGATGAATAATCTCAAACCAACAAAACCCAGATACAATTTCACGTAAACTTGTGCCTATTCAAGCTCCCTGAACGTGTAGAATCCCCAAAACCTGACCATGCAAACAAACAAGCGCCAAAAACCCGAGAATGAATAAAAGGGTTGGCAGTGGATGAGATTTTAGAGGAAGGAAAAGATGAAGAGAGAGCAAAGAGGAGGGAGAGAGGAAGCGAGAAGTGCAGGGTCCCCCAAGAAAGGTGAAGGACCCTGTGAGAGAGGGAGGCTATTGGAAACGCAAGGACAAGAAACCATTAGGAGAGGAAAGCATGGTTTTTGGGAAGAAAGTGTGGGAGTTCTCCTGGGAGTTTTCCTTGGGAGCTTCCTGAGAAAAAGGGGGAGTTTTGAATGGAGAATTTGCGAGGAGAGGAAATGTGGGGATCCAAATTGGGTGAAGAATGAGAGGAGAGTGTCCAGTTAGCCATTGAAATTTTGGTTAACGGTTTATGGACTTTGACTTGCATTTGGTATTAACttctaacaaaataaaattgatagaaCAATGGATTCTTACATGTCAAAGTAGTTTGACAAGTTGttgatatttaatttcaaataaaattaaaaatatttatgttttatgtcCACTCATTCATGTAGTATATGAAAAGAGTAATTAGCATGACTAATATtagctaattcttcaaaaatggTTGGTTGATGTTGAAAAATGTCGATATAtcctctctctatatatatacgATTAATCAATTTTCGAATTTTAATGACTGGTCAAATacatttttcaacatttttccttttcatagTATATTAACATTAAATAGTGATGTTTCTAATTATTTTGTATGTACTTCTGTGGATCATATGTCTTGGATCTTCAAAATAGGACAGTTTCATCAATCAGAGATGGTGCATGTTAGATGGTTAAGGCAATGTTTTTGCCATAAAAATCATTTGATGTTCTTTAGGTCAATTTTGGAGAATTTATGCCATAGGTTCTTGTCAGTAAGGAGCTTTAGGAGGGCATCTACCATGGCTTTCTGGTGATGTTTGTCAGTTGACAACAGGGAGGCCATTGTTAAATGCCTGGTAGAACAAAGAGTTCTTTGTTTGATAGCTATTGAAAATCTACTATATGGTTTAATTATGTGTTCACGATCCCAGATCCAAACAGAAAGAATACAAAGAGGCTGTTTGCCCAATAATCAACACAACTAGCCTAGATTTTGCCTTGATAATATCCACATCCCGCCCCTATAAGgaaagatttaaaaattaaataaacaagttaggtggggttcgggtattgccttGGCCTATCTTGCCCCATCCCGCTTTGattatatacaaaattaatttaatttaatttttattttcctttttaatataataataataataataataataataataataataataataataataataaaatacttttcaataaaataagttataaaaattataatattttcattatttattttaatgtaattaaaaaagtttaaaaatattttttaatttaaaaaaaaattcgaaAAAAAGTTGAATGAGATTAGGCAAGACAGATATaagaaattcgcatacctaccTCGCCCcgcttaatttttctaataggATGAAGatgtgaattattttgaataaatggggCGGGGTACTTAGAATAGAGGCAATCTGTATCAAATCGGCCTTGTTGCCATTCCCCTAATCCCGCTATCTTTTCTTAGCAACAATAGTTAGAGTGCTCATAAGGAATTCATGTTACTATTTTTCAACTTGAAACCTTTCATGAAGTTTAGGATAAACTAGTTCTATGCTGTGAATCTAAAACCCAATCGAGACTATTTTATTTAAGCATTCGGGATATTTTTCTATTAGTAATAGTGTTATGCCACACAAACATTGGGGGCTTCATGTCTTATTTATCAAAGTTTTGGTAGGTCCCAAAACTTTGAACTAACTTGGGTATACGGAGCTTATCGTCTTAGTTGAAAACTAATTGATATGGTTTTAAGAGTGGCAACTCATCCTTAAGGATTAGAAGAAGACCTTGTCCAATTTATCATTGGATAATGGATTGGGTATGGGAATACTATGGGAGAAAAACGATTCTTGATGTCATAGATTTGTGATTGAATGGAGTTTTAGACCAGCAGCATATTGATGTTAGCATTGTCTTGTTATCATCCCAACCTATACCAGAGGTCATCCATGAGAATTGATTTAAGAGTTCTTACATGATAGGTAGACCCAAGAGTTATCCCATTGAAAAACCTCCTTTCACTACACGAAATATAAGATATAGTCACATAGTAATAGAGGGGTCATAAAATTTGTGACTAAAAATGACCTGAATGAGGGAAAAAATCTCGTTAAATTATTTAGTCAATGCCACCAAGGGAATTGTGTCCATAGATGGTTTCAATTCAGCCTATAACAACAGACTGTCTACTAACATGAGCAATGTGCTCTTATAGTAGGGGTCTTTTTTCAACCATGTATAGGTTGCCCCTCTATATAAAATCTAGTTAAGAAAAAATCGTCAAGGACCTTCGTCCTTTGGCACTCACAAATCAACTTAATTCACTATTGACTTATTATTGAATTTGATGACTACATGCCTATATCTGTCTAAGTCAATAGTGACCTTGTAAATATTGTAAGTAAGAACACATTTACAATCATGCCTTTCTAATGTAATTTCCCTATACAAGGGATCAAGGTTTGGACATTCAATATTGGTGTTGTCATAATGAGTATGCTAAATTAAACCCATCCCTTGAATAGTAACTCCAAAAGTGTTACAGTCAACAAGAAATTGCATTATATGTTCTTGCTAAGCTTCTCCTGTAGGTTGAACCTTTTGACTTATTATCAGTCTAAGGTCTTATgggaaatttaaattcttttgtttgaaaaatgaaaatcttgatttttgaaattctaggCATTTATTAGAAAGTTTTGGagattcattttgaattttttttgaaaatgtagcTTTTGATTCCTCATAAATTTTCCTATAATTGAAACTTTCAAGATCTGTATCCATTGGGAGGCAATGCACATCTGAACTTGAAGGGTTAGAAAAATTATCTAAGTTATCATTTaactgtttaaaataaaaagacaaagcATTTAAAACTTCCAACTTTTGGATATCACTTTTTGCATTCCAGAGGTTGTCTAAAATGCATTTCTATGATCTGTCTAAACCTTCTATATCTTTATGAATCCGAAAtgacaaattacttttaaaaacactaGAAGAGTGAATTTCCCAAACTTAATCCGTTCTTGCTCCATTTgcaaacaaaattcaaaatttaatacaCCTTTTGAAACATGAATAAGATATCTAATTAGTTTATctttaatataccaaaattgaaaatatattgaatttatgagGGACACATAAttgtgaataaaaatatttaaagggggttttaaatcttttgaaatcaaatttatcgATTTATAAGAACATACACAAATACTATCACAATCTTTTTTATCATCTGATTCATCTTGACTTGACTATTTACTTGATATTTCTTGAGTAATTAATAGTTGATTATCTTTTTTTGATTTGTAATCTTCACttgaatcttcattttctttattaatcatTGATCCTATCATTAAATGTTTAAGTTTATCAATGATTTCTAgagaatttattttgttttctagtttACAGTCTTTTGAATAATGACCTACTTTGCCACATTTATAACAAGTTGGAGTTAttggagttttcttttttaaagttgttttattggaAGGTTTTGATCTATTAggattaaattttacaaatttcttttgaaattttgaccaATTAATGACTCTTTACCTTttgtattattttgtttatttttttctttttgaatggGCTATTATTGTATCATACtcataatatgaacaaaattttcctaattctttctcactattatgtttttctttttcatttgactTTTTAATTTGAAGTCTATGCAAAGAGCTAAACCTTTATTGTTAATAAAAGTAATTAGTTCTCCATATGTTAATGACTCATAAGGAATTCTTTCATTGTggatatttcttcttctttgtccaATCTTTTTAGCAAATAAAGTTGGTAAACcagatataaatttttctttccaataatgaCTTTCACAATCAGGTCTTGACATAACTTTAACTAGAAATATATTTCTATATCACTTAAAATCTTGAAGTTTTGGACATCTAAGATTATTGAGgatttcaaaagttatttttttgaaaatagagtggatctcctataaaatgttttattattgcaaatattaaaGTATTAACAATGTCTTCTTCATAAGTTTGGACTAatgttcatttttctttgattatcatctttttgcatttaatatgtattctctatcattttgactcaaataatgatcGCACCAACCTTTAAGCAAACCAGTCAATTCTATAATTAAGGCACCAACAACATGAAAAATCAGAATTACTAATCTTGATTTTATAGGCATTAGCAACCATcatcatttcataaattaaattaattatttgatgttcactcattccatctatattccattcataaaaactacTATCATCATAACTAACAGCTTAGAATATCTGAGGAGAATTTTTTAGTCCAAATGACATTACATTCCATTCATATAATTCATAGGGTCATGAAAACGTTGTCCATGGTTTACTATCTTCTTCTAATctaatttgccaaaatccacttttacaatctagttgagaaaaatatttacatccttgaatagaattaattaaagaatctttatttggaattttataggcattattatatgtattatcattgaatcttttataattaataaccatcCTAGCTTTTCCTcgtttttcttcattatggttTCTAACTAAAAAGGATTCAAGTCTTCAAGTGTGATTGGATTGATAATAAGAATGGAATGAGAGTTGATGATCTTGGGTTGACCTTAGTTGACTTCAGCAAAATGGCTCATAAATTAgatcctttcattttagtcttccAGACTAAGCAAGTTTTCTACGTACAAGATGAACTTGATCCAAGATGGTTAGTTGTTTTACCAACTCCTCAATAAGACTTCTTGGAAATGGATGAGGGTGATGATCACATGGACAACTCTATTGAACACCATCTAGTCATTTCTTTTTGCCACAAGTTGAATCATTTAATGCTATGGATGACTCTGATACAACTTGTATACGAGGCGATTGTGAGAGGATTTGGGTTGAGAACCAATGTAACTGAATTGAAGCCTTATTATAATGATGTgatcaaacttttattttatttcaaaatgcattttagtttttattacaACATGTATTTGTCTAACTAAGTAGTTgttgttcattttttatgtagTGAACTAATATGCTACTATAGTTTTCTATAAGGTAAACCTTATGCTTATTAGTTCTTTTTTCTATACTATTAGATGATTGTTATGGTTTCAGTTTTAGTTAATGTCAGATTGGCATCAGAAAAACATTGACAAATCTATTTTCAATACTGTGTTCTATATAGCTCAATTCATTAGGTAATGCCTTATGCAATTGAAgttttgatatttaaaattttggttagaTATTTCATACAAAATTTGTATGGatttatggatattttataaacttaattttaaactttataactatttttattataggTATGGATCTAGAGCAAGAAGAAAAACCAGCTACAAGGAGGTGTAGAAGGATAACTAGAAAGTCTATGATTATCAAGAATCGGAGTAGAGGGGTAAAGCCTCTAATAAAGTGCAATCCTGGTGGTATTTATGTTGGACAAACTTTTATGCATCTAACAAGTTTTTTAGGTGTATTGGCACATACTATGGTGCTAATTAGATATAACAGTTAGGGAAATGTACCTATACAAGTGAAGAATAACCTATGGGACACCATTGAggtgaaatagttttttcaGTGTATAACTTTTTGCCAATTATgtttatgaaacatttttaattactaATAACTATGTTAATGATTTATAGGCTTCTTTTACATTGGATAGTAAAAATAAGAGGAATTGTAAGCTAACAATGGGCAAATACTTTCAATCATTCAAGAACATGTTGACTGTCAATTGTGTTATTCCATTCAAAGACCAATTGGAGGTCCTTAAGAAACCAccaattgaatataattttattgaagATGAATATTGGAGTATGTTTGTGAATGAAAGATTGTCTAAAAGATTTTAGGTCAACTTAAACTCATCTGCATGCCTTATACTCATATTcacatttattaaatatgaagttcaaaaagaaagaaggaagaagcatatttttaatcatcatCTTAGTAGGAAGGGATATTCTGGTCTTGTGGATGAGATGGTAGGTTAAAGAtagtttcttgttttcttttattttatgcataaaTTGATTAAAGACTCATTACAATGCATTCTAATATCTTAATAGATGGCAACAACTAGCTATGCAGAAATCATTGATAGAAGCATATTATGGAAGAAagcaatggaaaagaaatatggCACTTATGATGAAGTTGTCATACCAGTGGTGGAGAAGATTATAAgtatatatttcctttattttaagaCCTTATTTATATTAACCAATATGACATTGAAGTTAATAACATCATTTTGTTTTAGACAAGATGTTGAAAGAGTCACAAAAAAGTGGTCGGATTTTTAGTGGCAATAATGACATACTTACAGAAGCATTGGGTACTCATGAATACAATGGTCGAGTATGGGCTAAAGGCAAGCATTATACACCATGCCAATATTTCCATTCCATGGCGGATCGTGCTATGTGGGAATCTGTGAAAGAATCTCAAGAGCAACAATCTAAGTTTGAGGCAAATATTTTAGCCCAACTTTCTCAGATGATGCCTAGCAGACCTCAATCTAATTTAGTAGCTCtaacattaagaaaaaaaaaattgtcctaCCACAAGTTGTTGAGCAACCTAAGCGTCAAGTTGATGACCATGTCTTAATAGTGCAAAAGCAAAAAGTTATGTTGTGATTAATATTATGTTCTATAATTCCTATGTAATAACACATAAAGTtagaaatttcatttcattcatcTAGTTGAAACTATTCAAATACCAACTTATTGAGGGGCATTCATCCTTCAAGAATGGAAGTTATAGagtttaaatttaacttttactTTTATAGGTTTGTCCCACTTACATGATGAATGAGCTAACTAtggggaaaaaatttcttatggTACATGCCACTAGTTTTTCACATTTAGAAAGTATGGTCTAGTATATAGTAGTAATgttgtagtatatatatatgtataatgaACTATGTAAATAAGCATCATATTTGACCTTAATGAATCAATTATCCTCAACTAACTTCTACCTTCCtagtaaaatttgaatattcaaATAGGAATCTTCAAACATTGTGAAACTTGCAGCTCAATATCTTTATGGGTGTTAGGAGCATTgaagaaaagtttaaaaagtTACTATTAAGGAATAGCAACTTGTctatttatttcacattttgaaTTGACTTTTATGTTGGGAAACTTGAAACTTCACCATCCTCTTTGAAGTACCCCAACCACTTTTCAACTTtgtccatttttattttttattttttatcttcacatCTTTTCACAACTTtacaatcttttttctttt
Coding sequences:
- the LOC117913187 gene encoding probable serine/threonine-protein kinase PBL25, with amino-acid sequence MSCFPCFTSKVKKTNSKDANSRSSSESPPHEARNRNETPNADGGPNINVKAFTFWELASATKNFRQECLLGEGAFGRVYKGQLENSGQDVAVKQLDRNGLHGNKEFLQEVSMLSLLDHENLVNLVGYCADGEQRLLVCEYMSLGSLVDHLFEMKPDQEPLSWPTRMNLALGAARGVEYLHEKANPPVLYRDLKSSNILLCGDFHPKLSTFGLGKAKSVGDKMQVSRVMGTYGYCAPEYSRDSQFTLKSDIYSFGVVLLELITGRKAIDTTRPMDEQNLVSWAQPKFRDPKKFPEMADPLLKRRFPEKSLNQAVAIAAMCLQEEASVRPLISDVVTTLSFLVASKEENMCDTTPLPSLPPADSGHEKGGDSSEHTSDHEDEGSDCSKSGSQEGSEEESEEEHQHDHNRPSRDGSEQCDHDSGDECHSAVTGADEWGSNSSHNSNSL